TACATAGTGTGGCCTATGATTAGATGACTGAAGATAATAAGATGAAAGCCTGTTTTTCTGAGGGTTCTGTGTACTATGTAGATTCCATCAGGAAGCCATTGTGTTAAAACCTATTTCTGGAACAACCAGGAATCACATAAGTGAAGAAACTTGTATGGAACTTCAGGGATTACAAATATATTGAATATGGAATTAAATGTGGACAGATGTGCAGTTGTTTACTGATTCATGGGCTGTAGCCTACAGATGGTTGGTAAACTGAACTTAGGACATACTGAAAATATGGTTCTTGTACATTCTTCCTGTTTTACTGACTAGCTTACATCTTCATAATTCAGTTGCTGATGGAGGTAATATGTGGATTTAGGATGAGTCATTTCTTCAGTGCATAGCATATGGATGATTCAACCTGATTGAATTAGTACCTTTTACATTCTACTATTCCAGAATTCATCAGTGGGCACAGAGGCAGCATGTACTCATTTCAACTGGAGTATAGAGCCAGAGATCTCAGCTGGCAGTATGGAGAGAAACTTATAAGATTCAGGTGATAAACTCTGGTAAAAGAGAATTTGCATAAAGTAATGGCTTATACCatataaatgattatatataagtacatttTCATTGGTAGAAATTTAGATAAATTTTGATATTATTTGGAAGAAATACTCAAGgtatagaaagacaaataccatatattttatttttatgtaaggaCAAACGTGTATGTGAAGAAAATAGAATGGCAATTATCTGAAATTAAAGGGAgagacaataaagaaagagaaaatattggtACTGTGGTTAAACTGTTGGTTATAATGTAATTCAGTATGGGAGATTAACATACATACTATTGTTGACATAAACATTAAAATCTTCCATGTTGTTAAGAATTTTAGTCAAATAATttcccataaaacaaaacaaaacactaccaAGGGATAAGGAAAGGATAGGATCAAAGTACTTCATCACATGTACAAAGCTGAATTGAAAAAGAGCTAAGAGTCtacctgcctgcttgcctgttgGGAACTACACCAGTCCCACGtccaggcgccaaaaatgttgcggcccgagcaaaatattgaggcccgggctgccccttgtttggtggccactgtttcctggcccaagctgccaatccggtctgcaggtcagggttcagcaagagagttaggacagactcgaagaatggagactagacagagtgtgatttaatcccgtttattcttcagtctctcttcttagtctaagtcccaagtcctaagttcctagccCCTAGTGCCTCGAAGTTCctagttacttcttccaagttctcttccaagtgcctgctacctaatgcctaattcctactccaagtggTACTCCAAGTTGtagtctctgaagtgtctcctaaagaGTCtcattctctctaaagtgtctgattctctctctctgccatctgcctctgccttttatatgtctcacttctaagccatgcctctaagttacacctttaatcatgcccttaggtcttgtctctaaatctgatctccaagtcacactcttaagtcacacacctttaatctcacatacctttaatctcacacacccaaggtatctaaaccaagattatcagagtgtgctcagctgttgtaggctattgtaatccaagtctcatgtcagggtatatggctcaagatggttgcaaagctgatagccactttctgctagaagtcaGCCCCCAAAACTTGCCTTTTAGCCACCCCACCAAACACTAGGCTCTACAACTACATGTGGCATGACCAGAACCCTAATTAGGAAACCCCAGAGCCTATCTTTCAGCTTATCAACCACCGCACTCATTGCTGTGCTCAGGAATCAGGAATCAGAATGGTCCCAAGATTGAAAAAATCAAGCACCATGGATCTTAGCCAACTCTTATCATAAGTGCTCTCAATttcccagtaaaaagacacaggctaaaagATGGACTAAAATAATCATGGCATGTCCTTCTGCTTCATAGTATAAACACAACATCTATTTGAAATGTGATGTAAAGGTACAAGACTGACATAAGACTTTACAAGCCAATGGACCTAAGAAAAAAGCTGGTGTAGCCCTTGGATTATCTTTCAATGTAGACATCAAACCACAACTGATGAGAGGAAATACAAAAGAATACTGCATATTCCTCTGAGAAAAAATACTCCAAGAATATAGGACAATACTTAACATCTATACACCAAACACAAGGTCACTCAAgatggaaaaaaaccaaaacaggaaaacaaaaagaaaagcaatgcaATGAAACAGTACTACCTCATAAATCAAATAGCAACCCTCTTATAGTGAGAGTGGATAACTTCAGTACCACACTCTCATCAGTAAATAGGTCACtcagacaaaatagaaacagaaatggtAGAGCTAAATGACATCATCAGCCGAGTGTACCTAAAAGATAAAGATTTTTACAGACAATTTTACCCAagcagcatatatatatatatatatatatatatatatatatatatatatatatatacacacatatatatacacacatataaatgtatatacatatatatacatacatatatatgtacacacacacacatatatatacatacatgtatacacacacatatatatacatatgtatgtatacacacatatatacgcattatatgtatacacacacacatatatatacatatatgtatgtatatacatatatgtatatatatatatacaaacatgtatatatgtgtgtgtgtgtgcatgtgcgcgtgtgtgtatgaatctgttCTCAGTTCCTTTGTACTTTTCTTCAAAAAGATCACATACTTGGGCACAAAGTAAgtctcaacagaaacaaaaaaattgaaataacaatCTAAATACCACATTACACTACAGTTTAAATCTAAATATCAAcagcagaaagcctacaaacCCATCACAACTGAACAACTcattactgaatgaaaaatggggaTGATatttgtactgtaaataaataaaatatccaataaaaaagaaaagtgtgtaaATACACAGattattaaagaaatgaaagactttctaaaaataaataaaaataaaaacacaacatacccaaacatagTAGACATAATGAAGGAGTTTTTAAGAGgcaattacaataaaatattagagATATTTTCAGTTACTTAAAATCTTAtctaaaagctctagaagaaaaagacaaaatagcACACGAAAATAGATGTCAATTAATAATCACACTTAgatttgaaattaataaaataggaaaaaatacaatgaatcaataaaacaaagtgttggttctttgtgaaaatcTATAGCCAAATACATGGAGGTGCTGACTGGTTTCTGTGCTGTCTAAGTGGACAGATGCTGTAGACCAGGTGGACGTTCTTGGACCTTGTTATTGTGAGAAACCATGTAGCAGCCCAGGATCTCCATTCCAAATGAGTATAAGTGGGGATGAAGTTATGTGTGAACTGCAGGTGCACACTTGAGAAAGATGAACATAGAATGCTTCTAGAACAACCTCGATATCCACACTACCCAAGCCCAATAAAGAAAAGCCTATAATAAGCCAtcaaaaagaagttttaaaattttggtaGGGAAACTGAAATGTAGCTCTATACAATTGATGGTTCCTTGCAGGGGTACAGAATTATTTAGCACTCCATAGGCAGATAGATGGCAAATGTgtgtttgaccatgctccagtatGTATATGAACAATACAAAgtggaacatttttttcttttggggtgaGGAGGATTTGGAGAAGAGTCAGATCTGTGAGCAAGCAGATATGGGAGGAGAAGGACATGAGTATGATAcggtgcataatgtgaaatttCCAAATGATCAGTAAAAGATTAGGTTGAGACACattatttaaatatctatttagCTCTTCCTGTAAGCGGCGAAAGGTGACCCGTGAAGATGGTTCGCTACTCTCTTGACCCAGAAAACCCCACAAAATCTTGTAAATCACGAGGCTCAAACCTTCGTGTTCACTTTAAGAACACGCGGGAAACCGCTCAGGCCATCAAGGGCATGCACATCCGCAAAGCTACCAAGTACCTGAAGGATGTCACTTTAAAAAAGCAGTGTGTGCCCTTCCGTCGGTATAATGGTGGAGTTGGGAGGTGCGCCCAGGCGAAACAGTGGGGCTGGACACAGGGACGGTGGCCGAAGAAGAGTGCAGAGTTTTTGCTGCACATGCTTAAAAACGCAGAGAGTAATGCTGAGCTTAAGGGTTTAGATGTAGATTCTCTAGTCATTGAACATATCCAGGTGAACAAGGCACCTAAGATGCGCCGAAGAACCTACAGAGCTCATGGCCGGATTAATCCATACATGAGCTCCCCCTGCCACATTGAGATGATCCTCACTGAGAAGGAGCAGATTGTTCCAAAACCAGAAGAGGAGgttgcacagaagaaaaagatatcccagaagaaactgaagaaacaaaagctcATGGCACGGGAATAAATtcagcataaaataaatgcagataaaagtgaaaaaaaaataaaaaaaaataaaaataaataaatatctatctatctatctatctatctatcatctatctatctatctatctatctatctatctatctatctatctatctatctattgtctgtctgtctgtctgtctgtctgtctatatcccTACTGATGATTTCCTTCCTCTGGGTACTCCCCTTTCACAGTCCATTTCCCCTCTTATTCTCCTTAGAGAGTATAAAAGCCTCCGTTTCGGTATACCTACCCACCCCCTGCCTGACACATCAACTCTCTTCAgcactaggtgcatcttctcacactgaggccagacaaggtagcccaggtAGGGAAGCAAGATCCACAGTAAGGAAACAGCTTTAGAGATAACCCCTGCTTCACTTGCTgaaggacccacatgaagatcaagctgcacatgtgctacatatgtgtgagtgACCAAAGGTCCATCCCTtctatgctctttggtttgttgTTCAGTCTCTGAGGACCCCCAAAAGTCTAGGTttattgactctgttggtcttcaaATAGAGGTGTGACTCCCCCTATGGCCCTTgttccttctcctaactcttcaaTCAGACTCTCCAAGCTTCATCTAATAGTTAGTTGTGGGcatctgcatttgtttcagtaGCTGCTGGGATAAGCCCCTTAGAGGACTGTTATGGTATACTCCCTACTGCAAGCATAACACAGTATCAtttatagtgtcagggattggtgcttgccctaGGCTAAGTCTCAAGTTAGTCCATATCTTGATTGGCCACTCTCTAaggctctgctccatctttgtctttgCCTTTTTTGTAGACAGTACAAATTTAGGGTCAAAGTTTtgagggtgggttggtgtcctcatGTCTATACTTCAGGTCTTGCTTGTCTAGAGGATATGGCCATTTCAGGTTCTAATCTGCACATCCAGGAGTCTCAACTAAAGTTAACCTCATATAAACTTGGCAGACCCCCACCCACTCTAGGTCTCTGGTATGTCATAGAGATTCTCCCTATCCCCACCTACTGCAGGTTTTCAATCATTCTTCTGGCCTTCTGGATCTCCCTGATGTCTCTCCCCACATTTAATCCTGAATTCCCAGCCCTGTTCTTCATTCCATACCTTATCCCATCAAGTTTCTTCCCTGCACCTGCCACTTATGATACTTTTACTCCCCCTCTGAGTGAGAGTCAAGCCTTCTTGCTTGGGACTTCCATCTTGTTTAGCCTCTTTGAGGCTGTGAAGTACATCATGAGTatcctgtactttttggctaatatctacttttaagtcagtacatatcatgtgtgttcttttagggCTGGATTACATCATTCAGagtgatattttcttgttctacTTATTTGCCTGAAAAAGTCATGATATCCCTATatttaattgctgagtagtatctcattgtgtaagtgaaccacattttctattaccatttttttttttttgttaagaggtatttgagttgtttccagttcctggctttTAGAAATATAGGTGCAATAAACATATTGGAGCATGTGCCATTTGGTATGATAGAGCATCATTTTGTATATGCCAGGATTGGAATAGCTGGATTTTGAgttagaactattcccaattttctgaaaaaccaccAGATTAATTTCCTGAGTGGTCTTACAAGTTTTTACTCCCACCAAGGAAGGAGTTTTTCTCTTGCTCCATGTCCTTACCAACATGTACAAttccttgaatttttgatcttagctattctgatgatTGTAAGATGGAATATCAGGGTCATTTCATTTGtgtttccatgatgactaaggacactgaacatttctttaagtgcttcttggccatttgagtttcctgtcttctgaattctcagtttagctcCATACCTCATTTTtcaaattgggttatttagtttgttggtgtctaatttcttaaattctttataaatttggaTATGAGCTCTTTGTTGGACAAAGGATCTTTTTCTCCAATCTCTAAGATGCCATGTTTTCCTATTAACAATATCATTTGCTTTACACAAGCTTCTGAAtatcataaggtcccatttattagttCAAGTAAGATCAGTCTTCTgctcaggaagttgtcttctgagccaatgagttcaaggaatttctcattttctcttctatcacaTGTAGTGTATCatgttttatattgaggtctttgctttagttggacttgagttttgcacAAGGTGCTAAATATGAATCTACctgtattcttctacatacagacaccCAGGTATACCTTTTATtgctattgttctgtagtacagcttgaaataatttatgataatgcctccagaagttctttcattgtctAGGATAGTTTCTGCTATTCTGAGCTTTTTAACTTTCCATATGAATCAGGAAATTGTGTCAAGGTCTGTacagaattgtgttagaattttgatggaaattctATTGAAACACTAGATGACTTTTGGAAAGATGACCATTTTGTATGTTCCATGTacattggagatctttccatcatcTGGTATGTTCttaagtttctttcttcagaggcttgaagttcttgtcatacagatttttactTTCTTAGAAATACATCAAGATACTTTGTATTATCATTTATATTGTGCAGGGTTCTGTTTCCCTGatctctttctcagccttttatcatttttataaaggagGTCTACTTCTTGAGTTGTTTTGTCTTggtcttgtttttggttttttttttttttttgttaattttgtatccagccccTTTCCTAAAAGTGTTTATCTGCTGTAGGTGTTTTTCGTATAGTTTGAGGAATTGtttatgtatgctatcatatcatttgtGAAAAgagataatttgacttcttcctttctattttgtatccccttgatctcctttgttttcttgtttacttAACTAGAGAaccaagtactatattgaagagataaaaAGGGAGTGTTCAGTCTTGCCTTTTCCCTAATTTTAGTAGAGTGGTTTTAGGTTTCTCTCCAGCAACTTTGACATTGGCaatggcttgctgtatattgcttttatggTGTTTAGGTGTGTGCCTTTTATCCATAATCTCTTCAAGATTTATAACATGAGAGGGTGTTGAATATTGTCTTAAAagctttttcaacatctaataagATCATCCCTTGGATTAAAACTACTTCTTCATGGTAGATAttatctttgatgtgttcttggatttggtttttaaGTATTATATTGAACATTTtagcatcaatgttcataagtgAAACTGGTgtaaaattctttatttattttgtctttgtttggatCAGATATCAGGGTGACTTTGACATcctagaatgagtttggcagtgattccttctgttttgaatttgtggaatagtttaaggaGTATTGGTGTTAACTCTTTGAAAGTGTGGTAGAATTGTGTCAGAAAACCACCTGGCCCtaggttctttttgttttgagattttaatgactctttctatttctttaggagttatgaaGGTATTTAGAGATTGTACCTGATCTTGATTCAagtttggtaagtggtatctgccTAGAATATCATCCATTTAATTTAGACTTTCCAATTTTCTGGAGTACAGTGTTTTTTTAAGTAACATCTGATAAtgctttgaatttcctcagtgtctgttgttatatctccccttttaaaattctgtttttgttaatttgggtactgtctttctgccttttcaTTAGGTTGGTTAAGGGTTTGTCCATCGGGTTAATTATCTCAAAGAGTAATATCGTGGATTtgatgattctttgtattattctttgtttctaattgattttaaccctattttttattatttcctgctatctacacCTCTTAGATATATTTGCTTCTGTgggaagccaacagaaggcagctatcatccttgtagccatcttgagccatataccctgacaaaagacttgtttacaacagcctacaacagctcagcacactctgataacatcttgttttagatacccaggatcttaccttgggtgtgtgagacttaatgATGTGAGACTtgagggtatgacttaaaggtgtaatttagagataagacttaaaagcgtgacttagaagtgagacatataaaaggcgagaggcagacagaagacagacaattgagattaggcacttggaacttggaagaagaacttggaactgggaaagagactagcaacctGGAACTAGggagaaggacttgagacttgagacagagaacttggaactgggaaatagactagcaacttagaactggaattaggacttaagacttggtactaggaactagggactaggaactagggacttggagagaagagagagactgaagaataaactggattgaatcacactctgtctggtctccattcctcgagtccatcctcactctctctcttgctgaatcctgacctgtggaccagagaaacttggggcagtgcgggctctaacaattcaacctccaaggcttttggcagtgtgggtttcaacattgatagagtggtgacattttggcccccaagagtggggcagagcggtctacaacatttttggtgcccaacataatttttggcacccaacgtagGGCAGTGTGATTCACAAcatgcttcttctttttcttgagctttaAAGTGTGCTTTTAAATCATTAGAACAAaaactttccaaatatttttatgaagGTGCTTAGTGGTATAAACTTTCCTTTTAGCAATGCAT
The DNA window shown above is from Arvicanthis niloticus isolate mArvNil1 chromosome 15, mArvNil1.pat.X, whole genome shotgun sequence and carries:
- the LOC117720655 gene encoding large ribosomal subunit protein uL22 produces the protein MVRYSLDPENPTKSCKSRGSNLRVHFKNTRETAQAIKGMHIRKATKYLKDVTLKKQCVPFRRYNGGVGRCAQAKQWGWTQGRWPKKSAEFLLHMLKNAESNAELKGLDVDSLVIEHIQVNKAPKMRRRTYRAHGRINPYMSSPCHIEMILTEKEQIVPKPEEEVAQKKKISQKKLKKQKLMARE